The following coding sequences are from one Schizosaccharomyces osmophilus chromosome 1, complete sequence window:
- the meu31 gene encoding Schizosaccharomyces specific protein Meu31, which translates to MPSFSKVFTFLRSIEYVKIPCLFMFAAIVGMNLSLLYCLLRGWKHVGLWGIGTLISGFIGTFLAYKKKISWSHLLLLWSTTDAFFSMCLRSCVLIYFSMNPYILCEVFGSENVMMCSANMQKVFMVIVAASNLYSFFQLGCCLLVFNNVIKIHSIEDVEIQYISDGKEQEIRFQNGFDLPEKPIQL; encoded by the exons ATGCCTTCTTTCTCCAAagtttttacttttctgaGGTCTATCGAATATGTAAAGATTCCTTGCCTTTTTATGTTCGCAGCCATTGTCGGCATGAATCTTTCATTGCTGTACTGTCTCCTGCGAGGATGGAAACACGTTGGACTTTGGGGCATTGGTACTCTTATTTCCGGATTCATTGGAACTTTTTTGGCTTACAAG aaaaaaatctcttGGTCTCATCTTCTACTCTTGTGGTCGACGACCGATGCCTTCTTTAGCATGTGTTTAAGATCATGCGTCTTGATTTACTTTTCCATGAACCCCTATATATTATGCGAAGTCTTTGGCAGCGAAAACGTAATGATGTGCAGCGCCAATATGCAAAAGGTCTTTATGGTGATTGTTGCTGCATCCAACCTATACagctttttccaattggGTTGTTGCTTACTTGTTTTCAATAACGTTATTAAAATCCACTCCATTGAGGATGTGGAAATCCAATATATTTCTGATGgtaaagaacaagaaattcGTTTCCAAAATGGTTTTGATCTTCCTGAAAAGCCAATTCAATTGTAA
- the sle1 gene encoding eisosome assembly protein Seg1 yields the protein MSNGSKNYNAQLTAAAASTALHNPRGYNNDENHRTVNSFLGNRTLTFSSSTKSPQYDYLRSKAMHTPYVPRTSGSNLRNPNPVYNPSSPAASSYTPSSTGKRYTLTSASAKYLTKSERQRNPSSYANDFTPSFSLPIERQRAPSITSNISETPSTRDYEDSRLHTKAPQYAREISQRPNNVGQTIQGSTTSTNRIPLSSRNSHLGSPILTNNIRSIVSSSAPSSPAGNQASYSVSSPLQRSSTVGRPSPGSIQKSAMKKHSPVVSVDGQLPEYTPKKRVSIYEDKDSNRMDNSSSESLYQDVNEEFESNPTELSGSPAFYVPSTKRISVIPSNVPRSPSHSAKSDNTQFISLEDAAKKRVEEMLRQMDGNNQTNSMSQMSNNGLPLETIPDDNTSFVSESSFDRDGNRGRGRNLLAKLKPKRSSSKASRDLPYGHYGASYSSLVGNGNGRYTLRGSNAGNQQREPIYSLRQTSQPDNTHERRSYTFSGTNPMATDDTAYENRFVNDSDSMLDNQPPQKPKKKGNKLKAFKKLFKIRF from the coding sequence ATGAGCAATGGTTCAAAAAACTATAATGCGCAGTTGACTGCAGCAGCAGCTTCAACAGCTCTTCACAATCCTAGGGGATATAATAACGATGAAAACCATAGAACAGTAAACTCTTTCCTTGGAAACCGTACTCTAACTTTCTCAAGTTCTACAAAATCACCTCAGTATGACTACTTACGATCAAAGGCAATGCACACGCCGTATGTTCCAAGAACAAGTGGTAGCAATTTGCGTAATCCAAACCCGGTCTATAATCCCTCTTCTCCTGCTGCAAGTAGTTATACACCCTCAAGTACTGGAAAAAGATATACTTTGACTTCCGCTTCTGCAAAGTATCTCACAAAATCTGAAAGACAGAGAAATCCTTCTAGCTATGCAAACGACTTTactccttctttttcccttcCTATAGAGCGTCAACGTGCACCGTCTATCACCAGCAACATTTCGGAAACTCCTAGTACTAGAGATTATGAGGATTCTCGATTACATACGAAGGCCCCTCAGTACGCTCGAGAAATTTCTCAACGACCTAATAATGTCGGTCAAACAATACAAGGAAGTACAACCTCAACGAATCGTATCCCTCTTTCAAGCCGAAACAGCCATCTGGGCTCTCCTATCCTTACAAACAACATTAGATCTATTGTTTCAAGTAGCGCGCCCTCTTCACCAGCTGGTAATCAAGCTTCTTATTCAGTTTCATCTCCTTTACAACGTTCTAGCACTGTAGGGCGCCCTTCACCAGGTTCGATCCAAAAATCAGCTATGAAAAAACATTCTCCAGTCGTTTCGGTTGACGGACAATTACCCGAATATACGCCTAAGAAACGCGTAAGCATTTACGAGGATAAGGACAGTAATAGGATGGATAACTCTTCATCAGAATCGCTTTATCAGGACGTCaatgaagaatttgaatctAACCCAACTGAGTTGAGTGGATCACCTGCTTTCTATGTTCCATCAACAAAACGTATCTCTGTTATACCATCCAATGTTCCTCGCAGTCCTTCTCACTCTGCCAAATCTGACAATACGCAGTTTATATCTTTAGAAGATGCTGcgaaaaaaagagttgAAGAAATGCTTAGACAAATGGACGGTAATAATCAAACCAATAGTATGAGTCAAATGTCTAACAACGGTCTTCCATTGGAAACTATTCCAGATGACAATAcgtcttttgtttcagaAAGCAGCTTCGATCGCGATGGCAACAGAGGCCGTGGTCGAAACCTGCTTGCTAAATTAAAACCCAAAAGGTCTAGCTCAAAGGCATCACGTGACTTGCCTTATGGTCATTACGGTGCTTCTTATTCCTCTTTGGTAGGCAATGGCAACGGCCGTTATACACTGCGTGGGTCTAACGCGGGTAATCAACAACGCGAACCTATTTATTCTCTTCGGCAAACATCCCAACCTGATAATACGCACGAAAGAAGATCTTACACTTTCAGTGGTACTAACCCTATGGCGACGGATGATACAGCTTATGAAAATAGATTTGTCAATGATAGTGACAGTATGCTGGATAATCAACCTCCTCAAAAGCccaagaaaaagggaaataAGCTAAAAGCCtttaaaaagctttttaaaatcagattttga
- the mug125 gene encoding Schizosaccharomyces specific protein Mug125, translated as MNGFKENKDSTLNSKRVSSFAARLAMEFPSNQSSSYDPLVSWISAVRENYSENALGSSDNDKQNNDANCEALVVFNDEPKETRYSFSTGCARLSYMKSNGKHKDSLNSNDTHANTINRIPTRSVSDKALRAKSDIQYPLRNSKPSDAEEKENIGSVEIIELQSDDEELSSHSPEIMSDAESCRISLMDGLSSMENGYPVDDQGTFIDVEPLRYNPNDDLKEQISYYQDYTDKYLLNETIMNWEEREPTITEVLSRKYLEDLASRDHRSGNKPFFFT; from the coding sequence atGAATGGATTTAAAGAGAACAAAGATTCTACTTTAAATAGTAAACGAGTTTCATCCTTTGCTGCTCGTTTAGCTATGGAATTCCCAAGCAACCAAAGTTCTAGTTATGATCCTTTAGTATCATGGATATCAGCTGTTCGTGAAAACTATTCTGAAAATGCATTAGGAAGTTCAGATAAtgataaacaaaacaatgaTGCGAACTGTGAGGCTTTGGTCGTATTTAATGATGAACCAAAAGAGACTAgatattctttttcgaCTGGCTGTGCTCGTTTATCGTATATGAAATCCAATGGCAAGCATAAGGATTCTTTGAATTCAAACGATACTCATGCGAATACTATTAATCGTATACCGACCAGGTCAGTGTCTGACAAAGCACTACGTGCCAAGTCAGATATTCAATATCCATTACGAAATTCAAAGCCATCGGACGCCgaagagaaggaaaacaTAGGCTCAGTGGAAATAATTGAACTGCAATCAGACGATGAGGAGCTAAGTAGCCACTCTCCAGAAATTATGAGCGACGCAGAAAGCTGCAGGATTTCACTAATGGATGGTTTATCGAGCATGGAAAACGGATATCCAGTTGATGATCAAGGAACTTTCATTGATGTTGAACCACTTCGTTACAATCCAAATGATGATCTGAAGGAGCAAATAAGTTATTATCAAGATTATACCGACAAGTACTTACTCAATGAAACTATTATGAACTGGGAAGAAAGAGAACCTACAATTACGGAAGTTTTATCGAGAAAATACTTAGAGGATCTTGCCAGTCGTGACCATCGCAGTGGTAAcaaaccatttttttttacttga
- the lag1 gene encoding sphingosine N-acyltransferase Lag1: MTKKASKGKQHKPTRTKTTGQDSIKDLVHIGDDSTFFRCSLEDRRNFVARDGKKLVQAPLFLVLWQKEITLALISLSIFFYYLPSTRPYAEPFVVLSYKESSGVYGKGPKDLLFSLFWVVIFTAIRSVVMDYCFRPFILFYGIRKRKIVIRFCEQGYCFLYYLVFWVLGCYIYRTSGYWGHEEQLFEHYPQYYMSKLFKFYYLVQFGFWLQQLYVLHVEQRRADHWQMFAHHIVTCSLISLSYCFNFLRVGNAILYIFDLSDYILSGSKMIKYLGCGKICDYLFGLFMASWIYSRHYLFYRILKVVVISAPRIIGGFHVDLSKGYIFNEKVYYAFIFLLFSLQILIYIWFGMIVKVAYRVFSGEGAVDSRSDNEEEADEDSKKK, encoded by the coding sequence ATGACCAAAAAAGCTtcgaaaggaaaacaaCATAAGCCTACTCGTACAAAGACTACTGGCCAGGATTCTATTAAAGATCTTGTTCACATAGGTGACGACAGTACTTTTTTTAGATGCTCTTTAGAAGATCGGAGAAATTTCGTAGCAAGAGATGGCAAAAAATTAGTACAAGCTCctttatttcttgttttatggcaaaaagaaatcaccTTAGCTCTTATTTCGTTAagcatctttttttattatttaccGTCGACAAGGCCCTATGCTGAACCATTTGTGGTTTTGTCCTATAAAGAATCGTCGGGCGTTTACGGAAAAGGCCCCAAagatcttcttttttctttattttggGTAGTTATTTTTACTGCTATCAGAAGCGTTGTTATGGATTATTGCTTTCGccctttcattttgttcTACGGAATCcggaaacgaaaaattgTTATTCGATTCTGTGAGCAAGGGTATTGCTTCTTGTATTACCTCGTCTTTTGGGTACTTGGGTGTTACATCTATCGTACTAGTGGATATTGGGGTCACGAAGAACAACTTTTTGAACACTATCCCCAGTATTATATGTCtaagcttttcaaattctatTACCTTGTTCAGTTTGGATTTTGGTTACAGCAATTGTATGTCCTTCACGTGGAACAACGCCGCGCTGATCATTGGCAAATGTTTGCACATCATATTGTCACATGTTCTTTAATTAGTTTGAGCTATTGCTTTAATTTCCTTCGAGTTGGTAATGCCATTTTATACATTTTCGATTTATCAGACTACATTCTATCAGGCTCTAAAATGATAAAATACCTCGGGTGTGGTAAAATCTGtgattatttatttggTCTCTTTATGGCAAGTTGGATATATTCAAGAcattatcttttttacaGAATCCTTAAAGTCGTGGTAATATCCGCTCCTAGGATTATAGGCGGATTCCATGTGGACCTTTCGAAAGgttatatatttaatgaGAAAGTATACTAcgctttcatttttcttcttttctctttgcaGATTTTAATTTACATTTGGTTTGGCATGATTGTCAAAGTCGCATATCGTGTTTTTTCCGGTGAAGGTGCTGTTGATAGTCGGTCTGACAATGAGGAAGAGGCAGATGAAgattctaaaaagaaataa